A genomic region of Streptomyces diastaticus subsp. diastaticus contains the following coding sequences:
- a CDS encoding DMT family transporter — protein MAWLLVIVAGLLETGFAVCLKLSHGFTRLWPTIAFAAFALGSFGLLTLALKRLDVGPAYAVWTGIGAAGTAIYGMVFLGDVVSTLKIISITLVICGVIGLQLSGSAQ, from the coding sequence ATGGCATGGCTGCTGGTCATCGTCGCGGGGCTGCTGGAGACGGGGTTCGCCGTCTGCCTCAAGCTCTCCCACGGCTTCACCCGGCTGTGGCCGACGATCGCCTTCGCCGCGTTCGCCCTCGGCAGCTTCGGTCTGCTGACGCTCGCCCTGAAGCGTCTGGACGTGGGCCCGGCGTACGCGGTGTGGACCGGCATCGGCGCGGCCGGCACCGCGATCTACGGCATGGTCTTCCTCGGTGACGTCGTCTCGACGCTCAAGATCATCTCGATCACCCTGGTCATCTGCGGCGTCATCGGCCTCCAGCTCTCCGGGTCGGCCCAGTGA
- the aroA gene encoding 3-phosphoshikimate 1-carboxyvinyltransferase — translation MTLNPVSTPLWPAPYATGAVEATVQVPGSKSVTNRALVLAALAAEPGWLRRPLRSRDTVLMADALRTLGVGIEETVSSDSAAPGSAVPRGGGGEAWRIIPSGLRGPATVDVGNAGTVMRFLPPLATLADGDIRFDGDPRSYERPLHGVIDALRALGARIDDDDRGSLPLTVHGTGSLDGGTVEIDASSSSQFVSALLLSAPRFNQGVEVRHIGPRLPSMPHIRMTVDMLRRVGAQVDEPESGGEPNVWRVTPGALLGRDLTVEPDLSNAQPFLAAALVTGGRVVIPDWPARTTQPGDRLREIFTTMGGSCELTEAGLVFTGSGRVHGIDVDLGEVGELTPGIAAVAALADGESVLRGVAHLRLHETDRLAALTKEINELGGDVTETADGLRIRPRPLHGGVFRTYDDHRMATAGAVLGLAVKDVEIENVATTAKTLPDFPDLWTAMLDGSGQ, via the coding sequence ATGACCCTGAACCCGGTTTCCACTCCCCTCTGGCCTGCCCCGTACGCGACCGGAGCCGTCGAGGCGACGGTCCAGGTACCGGGGTCCAAGTCGGTCACCAACCGAGCCCTGGTCCTGGCGGCGCTCGCGGCCGAGCCGGGGTGGCTGCGCCGCCCGCTGCGCTCGCGCGACACCGTGCTGATGGCGGACGCGCTGCGCACCCTCGGCGTGGGCATCGAGGAGACCGTCTCGTCGGACTCGGCCGCACCGGGCAGCGCCGTGCCGCGCGGCGGGGGCGGCGAGGCGTGGCGGATCATCCCGTCGGGCCTGCGCGGCCCGGCCACCGTCGACGTGGGCAACGCGGGCACGGTGATGCGCTTCCTGCCGCCGCTCGCCACCCTCGCCGACGGCGACATCCGCTTCGACGGCGACCCGCGCTCCTACGAGCGTCCGCTGCACGGCGTGATCGACGCGCTGCGCGCGCTCGGCGCCCGGATCGACGACGACGACCGGGGCAGCCTGCCGCTGACGGTGCACGGCACGGGCTCACTGGACGGCGGCACGGTCGAGATCGACGCCTCCTCGTCCTCCCAGTTCGTCAGCGCCCTGCTGCTGTCGGCGCCCCGTTTCAACCAGGGCGTGGAGGTCCGTCATATCGGCCCCAGGCTGCCCTCGATGCCGCACATCCGGATGACCGTCGACATGCTGCGCCGGGTCGGCGCCCAGGTCGACGAGCCCGAGTCGGGCGGCGAGCCGAACGTCTGGCGGGTCACCCCGGGCGCGCTGCTCGGCCGGGACCTCACCGTCGAGCCGGACCTGTCGAACGCCCAGCCGTTCCTGGCGGCGGCGCTGGTCACCGGTGGCCGCGTGGTGATCCCGGACTGGCCGGCCCGCACCACGCAGCCGGGTGACCGCCTGCGGGAGATCTTCACCACGATGGGTGGTTCCTGCGAACTCACCGAGGCCGGCCTGGTCTTCACCGGCTCGGGCCGCGTCCACGGCATCGACGTGGACCTCGGTGAGGTCGGCGAGCTGACCCCGGGGATCGCGGCCGTCGCTGCGCTGGCCGACGGCGAGTCCGTCCTGCGCGGCGTGGCGCACCTGCGGCTGCACGAGACGGACCGGCTTGCGGCGCTCACCAAGGAGATCAACGAGCTGGGAGGCGACGTCACGGAGACCGCCGACGGCCTGCGCATCCGTCCCCGTCCGCTGCACGGCGGTGTCTTCCGCACCTACGACGACCACCGGATGGCGACCGCCGGCGCGGTCCTGGGACTGGCGGTGAAGGACGTCGAGATCGAGAACGTCGCCACCACCGCGAAGACCCTGCCCGACTTCCCCGACCTGTGGACCGCCATGCTCGACGGGTCCGGCCAGTGA
- a CDS encoding SOS response-associated peptidase, translated as MCGRYAATRSPEDLSEIFGVEKAELSEAAADGQETGEAPSPSETLVPDWNVAPTKEVPAILDRPVKGSDDPRPVRQLRTLTWGLVPSWAKSPDGGARMINARAETVHEKPAYRRAFAARRCILPADGYYEWVTAPEERKLEEEGKRKRPRKQPYFVTPADGSVFAMAGLYEFWRDPSLPGDHPRAWWVTCSVITTEAETAPLAVGPEEGPRALADIHPRMPLMLPPDRWDAWLDPSRTDVAELRELLAAPPEGLMRAYPVATAVSNVRNNGPGLVTELEGPEVGTLF; from the coding sequence ATGTGCGGACGGTACGCGGCCACCCGGAGCCCTGAGGACCTCAGTGAGATCTTCGGCGTCGAGAAGGCCGAGCTGAGCGAGGCGGCGGCGGACGGCCAGGAGACGGGGGAGGCCCCCTCGCCCTCCGAGACCCTCGTCCCCGACTGGAACGTGGCGCCCACCAAGGAGGTTCCCGCGATCCTCGACCGGCCGGTCAAGGGGAGCGACGACCCGCGCCCCGTACGGCAGTTGCGGACCCTGACCTGGGGTCTCGTCCCCTCCTGGGCCAAGTCGCCCGACGGCGGCGCCCGGATGATCAACGCGCGGGCCGAGACCGTCCACGAGAAGCCCGCCTACCGCCGGGCGTTCGCCGCACGCCGCTGCATCCTGCCCGCCGACGGCTATTACGAGTGGGTGACCGCCCCCGAGGAGCGGAAGCTGGAGGAGGAGGGGAAGCGGAAGCGGCCCCGCAAGCAGCCCTACTTCGTCACCCCCGCCGACGGGTCGGTCTTCGCGATGGCCGGGCTGTACGAGTTCTGGCGCGACCCCTCCCTGCCCGGGGACCACCCGCGCGCCTGGTGGGTGACGTGTTCGGTGATCACCACCGAGGCGGAGACGGCACCGCTCGCCGTGGGGCCCGAGGAGGGACCGCGGGCGCTGGCCGACATCCACCCCCGGATGCCGTTGATGCTGCCGCCGGACCGGTGGGACGCCTGGCTCGACCCGTCGCGGACGGACGTGGCGGAGCTGCGGGAGCTGCTGGCGGCGCCGCCGGAAGGGCTGATGCGGGCCTATCCCGTGGCCACCGCGGTGAGCAACGTGCGCAACAACGGGCCCGGGCTCGTCACCGAGCTGGAGGGACCCGAGGTGGGCACCCTCTTCTAG
- the hisN gene encoding histidinol-phosphatase, whose protein sequence is MADYHDDLRLAHVLADAADATTMERFKALDLKVETKPDLTPVTEADKAAEELIRGHLARARPRDAILGEEYGVEGTGSRRWVIDPIDGTKNYVRGVPVWATLISLMEADPQGGGFRPVVGLVSAPALGRRWWAAKGAGAYTGRSLTSASRLKVSAVDRVENASFAYSSLSGWEERGRLDGFLDLTRTCWRTRGYGDFWPYMMVAEGSVDICAEPELSLWDMAANAVIVEEAGGTFTSLEGAPGPSGENAAASNGLLHDELLGYLNQRY, encoded by the coding sequence ATGGCCGACTATCACGATGATCTGCGTCTCGCCCATGTGCTTGCGGACGCCGCCGACGCGACCACGATGGAGCGGTTCAAGGCCCTCGACCTGAAGGTCGAGACGAAGCCGGACCTCACCCCGGTCACGGAGGCCGACAAGGCGGCGGAGGAGCTGATCCGCGGTCACCTCGCCCGGGCCAGGCCGCGCGACGCGATCCTCGGCGAGGAGTACGGGGTGGAGGGCACCGGCTCCCGCCGCTGGGTGATCGACCCGATCGACGGCACCAAGAACTACGTGCGCGGGGTGCCGGTCTGGGCGACGCTGATCTCGCTCATGGAGGCCGACCCCCAGGGCGGCGGTTTCCGGCCGGTGGTCGGCCTGGTGTCGGCCCCCGCGCTGGGCCGGCGCTGGTGGGCGGCGAAGGGCGCGGGCGCCTACACCGGGCGGAGCCTCACCTCCGCGAGCCGCCTGAAGGTCTCGGCGGTGGACCGGGTGGAGAACGCCTCGTTCGCCTACTCCTCGCTCTCCGGCTGGGAGGAGCGGGGGCGGCTGGACGGCTTCCTCGACCTGACGCGCACCTGCTGGCGCACCAGGGGCTACGGCGACTTCTGGCCGTACATGATGGTCGCCGAGGGCAGTGTCGACATCTGCGCGGAGCCGGAGCTGTCGCTGTGGGACATGGCGGCCAACGCGGTCATCGTGGAGGAGGCGGGCGGCACCTTCACCTCGCTGGAGGGAGCCCCCGGCCCTTCGGGCGAGAACGCCGCGGCCTCCAACGGCCTGCTCCACGACGAGCTGCTGGGGTACCTGAACCAGCGTTACTGA
- the rsgA gene encoding ribosome small subunit-dependent GTPase A, which produces MRRYGKNPDEDDIRVRPSRRGSRPRTHTRPKHEDAAEGTVLTVDRGRITCLVEGRTVTAMKARELGRKAAVVGDRVAVVGDLSGEKDTLARIVRIEERASVLRRTADDDDPYERVVVANADRLAVVTALADPEPRPRMIDRCLVAAYDGGLEPVLVLTKSDLADPDSLLDTYRALGVPYVVTSREELEDGSAVERVRELLDGHVTAFVGHSGVGKTTLVNALVPEEQRRITGHVNAVTGRGRHTTVSALALPLADAAPGSWVIDTPGVRSFGLHHVDPSRVIHAFPDLEPGTEECPRGCSHDEPECALDQWVADGRADPARLNSLRRLLATRERREGD; this is translated from the coding sequence ATGCGCCGTTACGGAAAGAACCCCGACGAGGACGACATCCGCGTCCGCCCCAGCCGCCGGGGCAGCCGCCCCCGCACCCACACCCGCCCCAAGCACGAGGACGCCGCCGAGGGCACGGTCCTCACCGTGGACCGGGGCCGGATCACCTGCCTGGTCGAGGGCCGTACGGTGACCGCGATGAAGGCCCGCGAGCTGGGCCGCAAGGCGGCGGTGGTGGGCGACCGGGTGGCGGTGGTCGGGGATCTCTCCGGAGAGAAGGACACCCTGGCGCGCATCGTGCGGATCGAGGAGCGCGCCTCGGTGCTGCGCCGCACGGCCGACGACGACGACCCCTACGAGCGCGTCGTCGTCGCCAACGCCGACCGGCTCGCCGTCGTCACGGCGCTGGCCGACCCGGAGCCGAGGCCCCGGATGATCGACCGCTGCCTGGTCGCCGCGTACGACGGCGGTCTGGAGCCGGTGCTGGTGCTGACCAAGTCGGACCTGGCCGACCCCGACTCCCTGCTGGACACCTACCGGGCGCTGGGCGTCCCGTACGTGGTGACCAGCCGCGAGGAGTTGGAGGACGGCTCGGCCGTGGAGCGGGTCCGGGAGCTGCTGGACGGCCATGTGACGGCGTTCGTGGGCCATTCGGGCGTCGGCAAGACGACGCTGGTGAACGCGCTGGTCCCCGAGGAGCAGCGGCGGATCACCGGCCACGTCAACGCGGTGACCGGCCGGGGCCGGCACACCACGGTGTCTGCGCTGGCGCTGCCGCTGGCGGACGCGGCCCCCGGTAGCTGGGTGATCGACACACCGGGCGTGCGGTCGTTCGGGCTGCACCACGTCGACCCCTCGCGGGTCATCCACGCCTTCCCCGACCTGGAGCCGGGGACGGAGGAGTGCCCGCGCGGGTGCAGCCACGACGAGCCGGAGTGCGCGCTCGACCAGTGGGTGGCCGACGGCCGCGCGGACCCGGCCCGCCTCAACTCGCTGCGGCGGCTGCTGGCGACGCGGGAGCGGCGCGAGGGCGACTGA
- a CDS encoding M50 family metallopeptidase, whose translation MQSTTTAPAADLWDRVTGTQTAPEFWLVVATGVAALAVVLWGPAWRPARNAVTIAHEGGHGLVALVTGRKLEGIRLHSDTSGLTVSRGRPTGPGMILTTLAGYTAPSLLGLGGAWLLAAGHITALLWAATALLLALLVMVRNAYGVLTVLITGGLFVAVSWLADSQVQAVFAYAAVWFLLLGGVRPVFELQSKRRRGGAPDSDADQLARLTHAPAAVWLFFFHAVALCSLIGGGGRLLGRS comes from the coding sequence ATGCAGAGCACCACCACCGCACCCGCCGCCGATCTGTGGGACCGCGTCACCGGGACGCAGACCGCCCCCGAGTTCTGGCTGGTCGTGGCGACCGGCGTGGCGGCCCTCGCCGTGGTCCTGTGGGGCCCGGCCTGGCGCCCGGCGCGGAACGCCGTCACCATCGCCCACGAGGGCGGCCACGGCCTGGTCGCTCTGGTCACCGGCCGCAAGCTGGAGGGGATACGCCTCCACTCGGACACCTCCGGGCTGACCGTGAGCCGGGGCCGGCCGACCGGGCCGGGCATGATCCTCACCACCCTCGCCGGGTACACCGCCCCCTCGCTCCTCGGGCTGGGCGGCGCGTGGCTGCTGGCCGCCGGGCACATCACGGCGCTGCTGTGGGCGGCGACGGCGCTGCTGCTCGCCCTGCTGGTGATGGTCCGCAACGCCTACGGGGTGCTGACCGTGCTGATCACCGGCGGCCTCTTCGTCGCGGTCTCCTGGCTCGCCGATTCCCAGGTGCAGGCGGTCTTCGCCTACGCGGCGGTCTGGTTCCTGCTGCTGGGCGGGGTGCGGCCGGTGTTCGAGCTCCAGTCGAAGCGGCGGCGCGGCGGTGCGCCGGACTCCGACGCCGACCAGCTCGCCCGCCTGACCCACGCCCCGGCGGCGGTCTGGCTCTTCTTCTTCCACGCGGTCGCGCTCTGCTCCCTGATCGGCGGCGGCGGCCGGCTGCTGGGCCGGTCGTGA